In the genome of Myripristis murdjan chromosome 21, fMyrMur1.1, whole genome shotgun sequence, the window TTTGACTGATCATTTAAGCTGTGATTTTTAATACAAACCATGATGAAATTATCAAAGTGTATTActaattatttaacattttcagcacattttatcaatactgtgatgatactaagaaactttttttgccacaaaagtcatgatttttaattttcaaccTTTCAAGGGGCATGtcctacatttttaaatgattatgCATTTTCAACCTTCTGTTATATAGAGACATAGATATGTGATAAGTGACATGACAAGTGACATATTATATGGTAAGTGACAGtaataaattgtgttttttaacaACAATTGCTAAATGAAGAAATGTATGTGGCTGATCATACTCTGCAGCTCTTCATCCTCTGCAAACGTGGGGTTGTCCAGCAGGTACTGCTGGGCCTCCGACCATGTGGTGCGGAAGGTGACATTGGCCATGTTGTCCAGAATGTTCTTCAGAGCCTCCCagttcctcttcctcagctgcTTGGCTTGTTCCTGGAACACCATACAGTGTGCAGCACAGTAAAGCAAACTGTTACATCCACTGTTACATCATCCTGATAAACATGTTCACCCCTGTAAAAGACCCATTAACAGCATGAGAAACATGAGCAATGAGCTGAACTGTACATCAAGATCTAACCTTCTCTTTCTTAGCCAGGTAGAACAAGACATCTTCATAGAtctccagtctgtctctctcagggACGCAGCTCCACACCTCAAGCTCTCCAAACATCTGCTCTGCTTTCCTGGTttgaagacacagacacagaagacTTAACTGTTTAGCATACTACCAGTGACAATTATCCACATGAGGGCAGCATTTCATAGACTAAACTCCTTccttgcacattgttttttcatATTACGTAGGTCCTAGTATGCTGTGTCCATGTGATATGAAATGGGAAATATTAACCAACACTTAAACATAATTACAGACAACCTGCTGATGAAATAAGGCTGTCAGGATCTTTATGTAGCTTCAACAATCCCACTCTCTTGATCCATATCTCAAACTTGACACTCAGCAGAACCAAAAGCTGTGGTTGACAGCAGTGACTCTTGAGGGGACACGCACATAAAGGTAGTCAGACAGCCCAACTGTCACTCTCCAGCTGAGCGTTGTGTGCCATCCCAGAATACAGTCCCAGTCACCACAAGAACCCTGGTGCCAGCTGCACTCTGAAACTGGACGATAGTCAAGGTCACCAGTCAATTCATGTGTCCCCTCTGGCAATGAGGGTGACTTTCACCCAGACACTCAACTGAAGAGTGCTCATTATTctggctgtcacacacacaatgtacaaTCGAaactaaaactttatttatgtagttagCCTAATCTTCTCTGTACATCTTTCAGTTTTACTAGCCTATGTATTGAAGAATGAAAAAATCTGCCTAATGTTATATGCTCCTAAGCCCTGCAGAGCCACCAGGATGCAGCATGATTCTTAAGTCTACTCACTCACTAGGTTGTGACCTGGCAACACTGTGTTGTGGCTGCAAATGGAGTACGTACAGGCCTAAGTGACCAGAGTGTGAGGTGCATGAAAAGGTCAACGTAACTTAAGAGGGGGCTGCAATAACAGAGCAGTAACTGTGTGATGGTGTGTAACTCATGCAAGCCACATATGACCTTTCATTGATTAGATGTACATAATCATATTGACAATTCCGGGAGCTACAAATCAATAGAGGTTCaaaaaatgtgtacacacaATTATTACGAGACGACTGCACTTACTTGTATCTAGTGGTAGAGGTCATCTTCTCGTGGTTCTCCAAGAACCTCTGAAAGGTCTCCTTGGACTCCTTGTATTTAATCCTagcctcttccttttcctctttctctgtttggaCCTTATAGGCATTGAATGCCTGCTTCTTCTCACTCAGTTTTGGAAGGGCACTTCATTGGTGAAGAAAAGCAGGATTTGTGGTTAGAATTTGGTACTGTCCTCATTTCCAATTTTATTTAAACCTGATTTGTCTCAGGAGAACAGGGTACCTGTAGCGAGGGTCGTTGATAATCATTTTCATAGCTTGTTCCCAAGAGGCATTCGATGACACACCCTGAAATCCAAACACCATAAGACTTAATTAAAATGTGAAGGGTCTGTGTTACACCTTATATTATGACTATATTCAAATCCTTAAACTGAACAAAATACATTGACATAGACtttaaacaacacaacaaataagGAAAGGGGGGATCATTTTAACACAGAgatatatttgaaaaaaaaaaaaaaaaaaacgtgagaCAGGAGTGGGAATGGGCTGTGTCAGGTGGGGGTGGACTGAGCTGCTTTGGCTCCTCGCAGACAAGTCGATGCATTTTCTTAATTACTAATACATGCCAGGTTAAGAGGTGTGGAGTGCCAATAATTCAAAGAAATGCCATCGAGGACTTATGTAAGTGCCCTTTCTGCCGCTCGCCTCTCCCAACAAGTGAATCCTTCATCCATTATGAACCGATTCTGAAGCGTGCATCTGCCTTGTCAGTTGTCACAGTTATTCTAACTCACTGAGGCATGCcactttctctcactgtcttaATCCAAGGCAGCCCTGTGCCTTTGATCCAATACCGCTAATCATAAAGACAGAGCCATTAAGATCTTGCAGGGAAACGGCGAGCAATCTCAGAGGAGAGCTTTGTGCACCAAATTAAAAAGAACCTAAATATAGCAACACTGATGGCGGGCGGCGCTGAGCCACCTTGCcaccaaacacaacacatcCACAGCAACAGGAGGTGAAGCTTAATAATCATACTAAGGCCTCCCTGGGGCTCCTGAGGGGGGACAGGGATTAGATACAGATCAAAATGCAAAGGCTGTGCTAGTATACAGACATTATCAGGTATGACCAAACAGGTGCTGGACAATCATTTCAAgggtatgaaaaaaaatgaacatcaaCAAACTGAATTTACAGGCTCTTCATAAAATCTTTGACAGGGACATCAGTATTTAGAAACACAATTTGCTGACAATAACCTTAAAACTCAAATCCAATCTGTCTGTTTAGgacttaaattaaaatgaaccaAGAATTGTAAACAAATGTTGAACAGACTAGTAACTTAACTCATTCATTAGACAGTTTTAGTGATGTCTGTCAATCTTTTTggtgtagggaaaaaaaatttaaaaagttaattCCAGTGACTGACGCTCGCATGTTGAACTTAATGGCTCCCATATAGTTTTATCATCTTCTCTTATCATCTAATATCTCTCAAAGAATTGGTTAAATATGAGTATTAGTTAAGATTGTGACTGGACCTCATATCCTGTGGTTGGTTCACATTGCATTCTCAACCACAAATGAACCACACTTCACCAATTCACCTGGAAATGGAcaaaaactgttttcaaagcCAACAGAATGTCCCCAAGTGTCTTACTCCAAATACAGAAAGctgacattttaataaaatgtcTCACTGTAGAGTGAAACCTGTTTACCAGCTTAAGAGACCTGTCATATTGAAGGTAGTACTTTTTATTAAATGAAATGTACTGGACAGATTTAAAAATTTCAATATTGATGCcatgtaaaacattttcaactgcTTAATGTAaatcaacatacatacacacagtatgGCCTACTGAGATAATGCAGCTGCTCTATTCTCCCAGTGTTTGACCCAGTTCACTTGAATATTAATCCCATCTGACAGTGTGGCTATAAAGACTCACCTTCTCCTTTAGCAGCTCTTTAAAGGCCTGTTTGGCCTCTTCTTTTGTGTTCCACTTGTAAGTCTTCTTCTGAAGTTCTGGGCGCTCCTCCTTGGTAACATCAACACTGAGGATAAAAAAAGATACCATTTGATTAATTCAGCTACGTTTGCATGTAACATTTATCACAGtcagctgatgctcttatccaggGTGACTTACAGTGAATGCAACAATAGAAAGAGGTTCTCTTCCTGCATAGGCAACATTACAAGCGGCcaacattaaaaagcataaGTGTCAGAATCACAGTGCCCAGAGAATTACTGTGACCCTTATAAGAGGTAGGATTACTTAACGTACAGAGAAACAAGTACAGTGCTTTTATATTTAGAGTATATAGTGGAAAGTAATAATACATGAtcattacaaagaaaaataccatttaactgaggaaaaaaaaatcccttggAAAATTTCCACCTTTAATTGGTTTGGGTTcacagaaaaactattttcagaCTCTGTGAAATTTTCCAGGTTCAGATTGAGCAGAGTGTGCATTTTCAGATCTAAGAGAAAGTGTAAGAGTgacaggaaagaagaaagagaaagaaagaagagaagacagGCAACACTGGTTATGTATCCACTGATACATTTAGTTGACAGGGCGCTGTGTGTGCAAACCACATGACGTTACACGATGGCCTTGCTGTCTCTGTGAACCCATGGTTCTGGCCTTTGATCATCTGAGGACCGAGCAGTTCATGTCTCTGAAGCAGACAGCAGTGTTACCTGGCTGCCGTTTCCGTGGCAGCTGAGCTCTCTGGGGCAGCCGCGGGTGCATCTGTGGTGTTGACCTCAGCTGTGTGATGCATGGCCGCCTGGGACAGGTGCTCCTCTGAGACTGATGTTGCGGTCTCTGCCTCCATCACAGTTGCCATAGTGGCAGTGGGATCTGCTTGCAGAGCAGGGGCCGGGGTGGTGCCGGGTGCCACAGCCTCTGTCGTTCTGCAATCAGACCAATTATGAGTGACGGGCCCAGCCATACAGCATGACCGGCATGTCAGTTAGAATCACAATACAATGTCAGTGTGTGGAATGAAAAGGGTCAGCTCTCACATGTCAGTGAAATATATATAGGCATGTTTATAAAAAAGGAATAGGTTTTtgacaacagaagaaaaaatgtttgtctttCATCTTCTTTGACAAGTGCTGTATGTGTTGTCGGTAATGAGGGTTTTCCAAAGTGGTGATTTGTAAGCAGTGCAAAGTAGCTGAAGGTAAACAGGAAGCTCTTACCCGTTCTCCTCTGCTTTGATCATGGCTAGAATAGGCAAAAAGAGATGGCTGTTAGGGtacttgttttcatttcaaagaaCACTGCAGGTGAAAGAGAAGCACAGAGATAAATGCACTGAAGGAGCCACCATGTCTCTCTGTATTTGTACATTAATGATGCCCAAAACCCCTCCCCTCCTGCCACTGAAACTGTTGGACGTCACTGTAAGTAAAACAGGCCAGCGGTCAGCCATCCATCCTAGTTTTAAAGGCTCATCCATGGAGTGTTGTCTAATAATAGACTTACTTAATGCTACACCACTGCCTTTCTCACAACAGGCTTGTCACCATAGTCAGCAGCTCTTTACCTTCCAGATCCTCTAGTTCTTTGGGTTTGGTCCATCTGGACTCCTTAGTCTGGGAGTTATAGTAATAAGGCTTCCCTGTGTCTGACTTGTACTCCTTCCAGGGGCATTTGGACAGCATTTGCtgcaagaaaaaagagagagttgtTCCAGTTGTGATAACAATACAGATGTTACGTTTTCCATGAAAATACAACTCAAATAGAATACTTGTAAATGCACCATTCACATTTAGATGTGAGTGAGCAAGTGAGTGAATAAGTAATTAGTTATCCATTAACCATTTCACAATGGCACATGATAATGAGAAGTAATGAATGTTTTACTTCTGCAGGAGATTTGAGATCATCTGGTTTCTCCCATGTGGACTGCTTGGTCTCTGTATTGTAATAATAGGTCTTTCCATCCAGAGATTTGTGCTCTGTCCACAGGGACTTctgaagaggaaaacaacaaacagataaaacagttACAGTGGATTATTAAATTaagtggtttaaaaaaacaaacagctgaccTTGACCCACAATTACAGGTCCTAAATGAATGGTTTTAAGTCTGAAAATATGATATCCACCTCTCACACCCATTTATCTTTTTTAGATGTGCACAAACCTTCTTTGGCTGTTCTTCCTGTGGAGAGCCATTTGTAGTACTCTGCAGGAGAAAAGAACAGATGACACGGTTGATCGActgcagttataaaaaaaacaaaacagtgctaCTGACATGAATCCAATAAAATCTTACATAGATGCTTCAGGTTAATGTGTACAAAGGAAAATCAGGTTATACTTACAGATGTTCCAGGTGCAGCAGCTGTGTAGATAAACACACATCAATAAATACTTctgaagaacaaaaaataaccTAGAATATGATTTGTGAATACATGATGAAAGGTCTCACCTGTGGACTCCACACCAGGCTGTGGAAATGACATTCTCATTAGTGAATACAGATATCAAATTTTCCCCTTTCTCCCCTTTCCCCAATGAAAATATGTACAGATCTGTGCTGGAATTCTACTTCAACTCGTAACAAACACCAATTAATCAGCTTTGCAGGAAACAGACTCCTTACTTGCCCTAACGGCATCTAGACGAAGTCCGAACAGTTGTCTCATGTCAAAGACACGACACTTTTACATGATGTAATTACAAtccaataacaaaaaaaacaaccagacaaaaaaaaaaaggtagaatgGGTGATAAATAGCATGGTTATGGTGCAACAAGAGACAGAACATTTAGCCCTCTGATAGTGAGGGGTTCAAGTGTTACTAAAGTCAAGTGTTTACTAAAGTGTaaatcttcaatttttcatagGTTTACATAAGTTCAGTTTAAACACTTTTCAGAGTTTGTGCAAATGCACAAGTTCCCACCTGACAGATTGCAAACTATTTTTATCAAGTGTGAAATAACACTGATGCAGAAGAAAATGTGAGGCAAGTTACCGGTCCTGCTGGTTGTATTGCCGCAGCTGGCATGCGAGGGGGCATCATCATCCCTGGCATCATGGGTGGCATCATGCCTGGCATCTAATAAAAGAAGCATCATGAAATATTCATCTGACCCACTAATTTCCATACCACTTGGTACAGGCAGAAGTACTAAGACACAGTGTGAGACAGGGCGTCTGTGTGGAAAGGCTATGTGCAACTAGGGGGGACAAGGTGAGACAGCAACTGAGTCCGCTGAGCCTGTCTGACGGTGTGATGCCACAGCTTGTTCTCTGGGAAGCAGCGACGTGCCAAACTACAGCCCCTAACCACCTTTTCAGACTTGTGATGCTGGCAGCTCGATTCGACACCCCTGCACACAGACATCACACCTTTTATATGCATAACAGGATCACATATGCTCGCTACAATTAGCTCAAGGATGCTTATATTCATAATCTGCTGCTACTGCTGAAATAACAGTATCAATACATCATCACTATTCAGTCATTGAATTAATGACACAGCTATCAAAATGAATCATGCACTACAGGACTTTTTTCCACCATATGTTAGCTGCGACCAGCAGCTCTACAGCTCACACCGTCCATCGGCTAGTTGGTCAGTCCACAAAAATTTCACCACCCTTTCGCTGCCAGTTTTCACACAAggaggctgaaatttggcatggaggtcaagcatgtgtgtgtatgtgtgtatgaaggtgtgtttgtgttcatgccaaCTGGCTAAATGGGGGCAGGGCAACGGgagtggcctatcacaaaaaggtgcataacttcTAAACAGACTCACAAAACATGGCCAAAATGTGTAGaaagatacacatacacacatacaagtatacaaacaaactattttgcCACATCTCCTTTCATAACTCATGAACTGGTTGTCACAGACACTTCTGGGAGGTATCACAAGACTCAGCAGAGTTCCTTTTTCATCAGTGAGGGTTAGCCTATACTTTAGTCTCACCCCCTTTCATAATAGAGCCATGCAGGATGCGTCACTGGACAAACGCATTTTTCTACCTTTGATGCTGAAATTTGCCATGGAAGTCAAGTGTTGTGAGGTTCCAGTGCTGTGATATTTTTCAGGACACAtggaaaataccaaaaaaacacatttttttaaatactgtcaattttttttccttttatgtgCCACCACACCACACATAAGCTTCTGGCACAAAACTCATAGCTGGTAATCACTTGATGTGTCAACTATGAGATATATTTCAATAACTTGATGATCGTGAGCAAGTCATAAGAAGATATCTTTGCCTTTCTGaaagcagaatttgatccaCAGATGATGTTACTCTTTCTTTTGGACTGTGGTTAAAGTTTGATCAAATATAGCAGTTGAGTTGGTTCTTCAAGTCACTAAATACCAAATGAGCTGACTGTATGATCATGAAACTCCCTCAGGTCCTGAACGACTGAgctgctcaaacacacatttacagactGCAAACATAGATTTCAATAGTCTGAATTCTCAGtggcacaaaagaaaaataatttctcCCGCCAATATATCCGTGAAAGAACACTGTGCATGTAATGCATAACAGTAATGATCATCCAGTTTGCAACCAAACAGGCACTGCTGTGGTTCCtcccttcttttttccctttgtcgATCAACTAATTTTTTAGTATTGttgctactaatactaatactaattattagtattagtacaGTAGTGTAGTCACAAATATACCAACTGTGACAGTATAGTATTAGTAGCCATACTAATACTACTTCTACCATTAATAACAACACTTTTACTATTTCTGATAATTATCAGACCTgcacagcaaataaaaaaattcaaacagccAAGTGCCTTTACtaaagtaaaaatatgtgccttctTTGTTCATGCTATGTTttggaaagaagaagagaggtgAGTATATTTCCATAACCTTTGTGGGTACACAAACGCTGCAACTTAAAGTGAAGCTTATACATAAAATTGTCTGAGCCCGTCTACTATAAATAAACTGCAGTTTTAAACTAGATAGGTTGCACTAATTAACACCTCAAATGTAATCATTCTGCATAATGAATAAGGAAATTGGACTACTCTGTACCTTAATaagtgcaccaaaaaaaaaaaaaaaaaaaaaaaagtgacacataCTTAGAGGCTTGCTGCAAAACTCACCTGTCCCATTGGAGGTCCCCCCATTGGTGGCATCATACCAGGGGGCATCATACCAGGTGGCATAGGAGTCATGCTGGGAGGTCGCTGTCCCATAGGGGGCATTCCCATGGGAGGGAAATGAGGCGGCATTCCTGGAGGTCCCATCTACACAAAAAAACGACGGGTAATTTAATGTGCGTAGGCAATTCACTGCTCTCAACCGAGCCCTATATAGAAACTGGAAGCAAAAGGTGAAAACTAAATATCACAAACATCTTTGTCACCAACTTACAAAAGGGGGTGGCATCCCTGAGGGGGGGACACCTGGATAAGGTGGCGCTTGACTTGGGCCATTATTAGCCTCCGATGAAGACTGTCATGAACAAGAGACCACACAGAGTTAGCCAACTCATAAGAAGCCATAGCTGTGATAACAAATTAGAGAGACAACAGCATGTTTCTTTCACTAAGTTAGCATGTGTTCTGTTTATTATGTCTGGCAGCTAGCTAACTACTCGGACAGTAAAGGTAGGCCACATTAACTGTGGAAACTCGGCTGCTCCATTTTGTCTAGCGCTCAATGGTTTAATAAGGTGGCAAACACTAACTTGTTTTACATAAATGAATAACTTGGCTCGGTAACCTTATTGGTAACTTGCTAATTAGTAGTAGATGAAGTCCCGCTGGAGACTCATTCATTTACCCGGCTCGGTCTAAATTCTGGTAACATTAGCTACACACCTGCTGTAAAATTTAGGTCTCTCGACCTTGTGTAACCTAGCAATACATGTTATTGGCGCATAGTTAATTTGTGActacaaataaatatatctgTTGCTTAGCAATGGAGCTAACTAGGTAACAATGTTCACCGGTGTAACATTTAACGTTACTTTTCTAAGTTACGAGTTACATTTCCAGGACATAGTCTGAGCCACGACGTTGTATGTATGCCGCTTATTTAGCCGGCTGCTAACACAATCTGTCAATCcggttatttttaaaaacacgCTGTCATTATTAGACcttgaggaagagagagacaacgACAAGTAAGTCTACAGTACTTAAATAAATACCTATAACACATTTCTGATCTGCAGTTTACTGTGAATAAAGTAGTAATTTGAGAAAGCTACACTCACCATGTTGACGAGGAGAGCTCCTGAAAGGAACTTGGTCAACCGACAACAACGAGCAACGCGATTGGTCAGTTTTCCTCTGAGCGTAGAAAGGTCAGAGGTAACGCTTCTGTCGCATCATTTTGCGTAGGCATTACGCAGACCTGCGCTGCAACGCAAAGAATGACTTATTTTGCAAACTATAATTAGCATTTGATAATGTATATATTAAAAAGGATTTGAGGAATAACTTTGACAATAAAATTTAATCTATAGGAGGTCTTGTTTAACTACTTATTGCCT includes:
- the prpf40a gene encoding pre-mRNA-processing factor 40 homolog A; translated protein: MSSSEANNGPSQAPPYPGVPPSGMPPPFMGPPGMPPHFPPMGMPPMGQRPPSMTPMPPGMMPPGMMPPMGGPPMGQMPGMMPPMMPGMMMPPRMPAAAIQPAGPPGVESTAAAPGTSSTTNGSPQEEQPKKKSLWTEHKSLDGKTYYYNTETKQSTWEKPDDLKSPAEQMLSKCPWKEYKSDTGKPYYYNSQTKESRWTKPKELEDLEAMIKAEENGTTEAVAPGTTPAPALQADPTATMATVMEAETATSVSEEHLSQAAMHHTAEVNTTDAPAAAPESSAATETAASVDVTKEERPELQKKTYKWNTKEEAKQAFKELLKEKGVSSNASWEQAMKMIINDPRYSALPKLSEKKQAFNAYKVQTEKEEKEEARIKYKESKETFQRFLENHEKMTSTTRYKKAEQMFGELEVWSCVPERDRLEIYEDVLFYLAKKEKEQAKQLRKRNWEALKNILDNMANVTFRTTWSEAQQYLLDNPTFAEDEELQNMDKEDALICFEEHIRALEKEEEDEKQKTLLRERRRQRKNREAFQKFLDELHDHGQLHSMSAWMEMYPTVSSDIRFANMLGQPGSTPLDLFKFYVEDLKARYHDEKRIIKDILKDKGFLVEVNTGFEDFGSIISSDKRATTLDAGNIKLAFNSLLEKAEAREREREKEEARKMKRKEAAFKSMLKQATPPLEPEATWEGVRERFLKESAFEDVTLESERKRIFKDFMHVLEHECQHHHSKTKKHSKKSKKHHRKRSRSRSGSESEDDEYHKKKKRSQSKSPSDRSSSGESERSYKKSKKHKKKGKKRRHKSASPESDNEKKGRERDGKREKDLEKDKENDKSRGKSHSDSKQKSPKRKAAKEEGGWDTSGSELSEGELEKRRRTLLEQLDAP